Below is a genomic region from Methanospirillum lacunae.
AATTTGAGGTTAAAGTGGCATTAATGTTTGAATTAAAGCCAATCAAATTGTTCATTCGTTCTGATACTTGGTCATTATAATAGGACAGACGATTTTTATCGACACGACCTGACCAGTTCAACCCTGGCATTATTCTTCTCTTCAATCAAGCGATCGATATATCTGGTCAGAATCTTCTCATCCCCGACCCCGTCTTCAAGATGCTTGTGAAGCTCAGAGATCATCCCTGCTCCGGCTGTTCTCTCAGCTATGAACGCACTAATATCCTTGAGACAGGGTGATGTTCTGACCGAATCAGACTGCACGTATGCTCTGGCATCGCTCTCGATTCTTTTGTAAACAGAAAGAGTATCCGCGATATCTTCGGTTTTCAGACACACAACTCCTGCCAGTTCACGCAGATACCGGGTTGTTGCTGATGCTGCAACCACAAGTGCAATGGCAATGAAGACCCGGTTCAAATCACTCCTTCTGGTAAGAAACCGTGAAATCCTACTTTCGGGAGCGATACGGTTGATGTACTGTGTCAACCATCTCCTGAACCTGGCACCAGGTCCGACTTCACTCTTTCCCGGATGGTAATCTCCTGACTGGATCAGATCCTCCCTGGATGCTGCGTGAAACTGGAGTGCCGCATACACAGCAGGGAGGATTAACCCCTCATCATACATCAGTCTGTACTGTTTCTGCTCAAATCTGAGGGCTTCCAGCCAGAAGAGTCTGATAATTTCCTTCCGGTCAGGATGCTTCCTTATCTCACTCCAGAAATCTCGGATCTTCTCCATTCGGGATGCTGACATCTTCCTGTATTCCTTGATATATCTCATGCCAATATCATGATCGATGATATCGCTCATCGGTGAGTTCTGCAGGCTTTTCTCTCCTGACCGGCAGGTGACGAGATCGGTGTAAATTTCGTGAAACTGTTTTACGAGCCTTGTCTGGCCAAGACCAAGGTGATGGATCAGGGGACCGATTGTCAGGCCCTGGATGAGTATAGTAAACAGGACAACAGTTACAGAGAACTCAACGATTATGTCACGATACGGGAACGAGTACGGAAGAGAGAGTGAGAGGGCGATTGCTACCGCTCCCCGCAGACCTCCCCAGAAACTGATCACCTGGTACGAGAACGGAACTTTACGGGGAGTGAAGAGATTGTAAAAGCCGAATATGCCAAATACCGGGATAAGCCGTGCAAACGTAACCACTGCAACAAGGAGAATAACTCCGAGGATAGCTCCGCTCATGAACACGGAGAGATCCTGAAGTGATGCGATTGCTATTCCAACCAGGAGAAAAATCAGACTGTTAGCCAGAAATCCGATATACTCCCAGAACCGGTTGAGATCCTCCCTACGGTCCGGCCCGATCCAGTCAGAAGCAGCTCGTGCAGCAAGACATCCACAGACCACAACGGCAATCACCCCGGAAAATCCGAGGATATGATCACTAATGAGATACGAGAGATACGCTGCAACCAAAGTTGCTGTCTGGTGAATGTGGGAATGGAGGGGGGTGCGTTTGAGAACACTCCTAATCAGGTATCCGGTGACTGCCCCGACCAGAATTCCACCGACAAATGAGATCAGCACCGAACTTGCAAACTGCATTGAAGTCTGTGAAAGTGAGATCTTCTGATCAAGCAGCGATGCACCGATGAGAGCAAGAATCATTTGAAACATGACGATTGCAGCTGCATCGTTGAGAAGACTCTCTCCTTCAACCAGAATCTGAAGTCGTTTGGGCACTCCTATCTCCTTGAAGATGGAGATGACCGCTGCAGGATCGGTTGCCGAGATAAGGGCACCGAAGAGGAGGGCATAAAGGAGGGGCAGGGGAGAGAAGAGAAAGAGCAGTACACCGATAATGACTCCTGATACTATCACCCCGATGATGGCAAGCCCTAGCACAGGAAAGAGATTTCTGCTCAGTAGCCTCGTGTTCAGGGCAATTGCTGACTCAAAGATCAGGAGAGGGAGGAAGAGATAGAGGATAATATCTGTGCTTGGGACCATCCCCTCAAACGACTTGAGCGAGGAGACATGAGGGACGATAATTGATGAAAAGACATAGCCTGTGATAACAAGGCCTATGGTATAAGGCATTTTCAGATGTCGCAGGGTTATTGCAGTTATTATGGCGATGAGCAGGAGCGTAATGACGATTGTTTCATCGGCTATGAGCAGGTTTTGATTCATGGCCAGTGTATCCTAATGATTCTTTGATTTTCGGGAGTTATGAACTATAGGATTGAGTAATCAGAGAGAACGGAGTACTGACTTCAAGAGAATGATTATATCCGAGATATATAATTCATCATATAAACTAAAAACAACAACAATTGAAGTGTATTCGAGATTATGAAACCAAACTGGATCGCATATACAAATGTTCTTTTTATTTTTTTATTATTTATTCAATTTGCCATATGGCCCACAGCAGGAGTTCTTAATCAAACCGGAACCAGTAATATCAGCATTAACAACACTATACCAGCGAATACTACAAATTCCTCTTATGCATCAGATCGGGTAATCGTCAAGTACCGGAGTAATGTAATTTCTGCCCTTGGATCTGTTGAACCAGTATCAGAAAGTGTAAACAGCGCAATAGGAGCAAATATCATTAAAAATGATACTGAATTAGGTATTTCTGGACTTCAGGTAGTGGAGCTTTCAGGTAACAAATCAGTATCAGATGCAATTACCCAGTATGAACAGAATCCACTTATTGAATATGCTGAACCAGATTATATCGTTCATATAATCGATCCAGAGCCGGTAAACACGAATAATTTGAGTATATCCGCTCAGGAGGCTAGCTCAGGAGATAATTCTGTATCAAGCAGTATAATTCCAAATGATACCTATTTTTACCGGTTATATGGGATGCATAACACCGGACAGGCATTTTATGGTTCTTTGAGCGGAACAACAGACGATGATGTTGATGCACCTGAAGCATGGTCATATTCTACAGGATCATCAAATGTCATTGTAGCAGTGGTGGATACAGGAGTTCAGACAGATCACCCCGATCTTTCAGGAAATGTTCTTTCTGGATACAACTTTATTACTGATACTGCAGGACAGACCGATGATAATGGCCATGGAACCCATTGTGCAGGTACAATAGGAGCTATTGGAAACAATGGAAAAGGAGTTGCAGGAGTATGCTGGAATGTAACGATTCTGCCATGTAAATTCCTTGATTCTTCAGGCTATGGTTATACCAGCGATGCAATAGAGGCAATAAATTACGCAAAAGGAAAAGGTGCCTCAATTATATCAAATTCATGGGGAGGAGGTTCATATAGTTCATCTCTAAAGTATGCAATTGAAAATTCCGGTGCATTGGTTGTCTGTGCTGCAGGAAATGATGGAGTAAATACAGATTCCGATCCTCAATACCCTTCATGTTACGATTCCAGCAATATCGTTTCAGTTGCAGCAACCGACTGGAATGATAACTTGGCATACTTCTCTAATTATGGAAGTACTACAGTAGATGTCGCAGCCCCTGGAGACTATATCTACAGTACACTAAAAGGAAGTACATATTCCTTTAAATCAGGTACCTCAATGGCAACCCCCATGGTTTCGGGTATTGCTGCCCTGATGAAGTCAGCAAACTCCTCGCTAACTGTGTCACAGATGAAAACCACCATCATGAATACTGTAGATACCAGATCATCATTAACAGGTACATGCATTACCGGAGGGAGAGTTAATGCTTATCAGGCTGTAAAATCAGTATACACACCTTTACAAGCCAGGTTTTTTGGGATTCCCGGAACTGTAGTCAATCCATTATCCATACAGTTTCATGACGCATCTACAGGTGATCCAACCGGCTGGCTTTGGAATTTTGGAGATGGAAACAGTTCAACAAGTCAAAATCCATCACATACATATTATACACCTGGAAATTTTACGGTTCAACTGACGGTAAATAATTCAAGAGAGTGATGTAAACCTACATCAACTCGTATTGTTTCAATAAATATAGATATTGGGGAGTGTCTACCGTTCATTCTCTTATTCCCCATTAACTGATTATTCGTTCATATTGTATAATTGAACCTAATTATGGGATGATGCAAAACATTCTGGAACAATTCAGAACGTTTGCTTAAAACTATGAAGCGATTATAGATAGTACGTTCAGAATTAATCTCCGTTTCTCTTCGAATATTTCAAAAAAAATGTTATACACTATTCACTTTTTTTCTCAATTCTTCCGTCCCTGAACAGAATGATTCGGTCGAAAAATTCGGTGTGCCATGGTTCATGTGATACCATAACCACAGTCTGATTCTTCTCTTCGTTGAGATGCCTGAAAAGTTTGAGAATGGTTTGAGATGACTCAGTATCCAGGTTTGCACATGGTTCATCTGCAAACACAATCGCAGGACTGTTCATCAGTGAACGTGCTATAGCAACCCTTTGTTGCTGTCCGCCTGATAATTCCTTCCTGAGGTGATCGGCCCTGCCTCCGAGCCCGACGTCATCAACTAGCCCACCGGCTATCTCCATGACCTCATGATAGTCACGACCGAGACCAAGTCCCGGAATAGCCACATTTTCAAGCACTGTCAAGTCTTCAATAAGGGCATAATCCTGGAAGACATACCCCATCTGATCCAGACGAAAACGGGCCTTTTGTTCTGAAGTCATCAACGATGTCTCCTGTCCATTGATACATATCGTTCCTGAACTCGGGGTGTCAAGAAGGCCGACTTGGTGGAGAAACGTTGATTTTCCGCTCCCACTCGGCCCCATAATCCCGACGAATTCGCCCTTTTCAATTCCGGTAGATACACCTCGGAGTGCGTGGACCTGGACATTACCCATGTGGTATGTCTTTGTCAGGTCTCCAGTCTTGACGATCATCCATTCACCAACTCCAGAATATCGCGATTTGCCGTCCGGTACGCTGGAATCAGGCCAGCGACAATTGAAACAATTCCAAGAGCCAAGAACGACGGCAGGATTATCGTGAGATCCATCATCGGATACACGAAACCAGCCGGAAACTGAAGTGGTGAAGCCTTGAGATACTCCCTGATACAGGTAAAGATACAAAATCCAAGCAAGGCACCTGAACAAAAGATGAATAATACCTGGATCAGGTAATCCCTGATGATATCCCGCTCCGGAATTCCTACTGCCTTGAGAATTCCAATCTGTCTCCGCTGGTTGATCGTGTTGATATAGATAATGATGAAGATGACAATACTCGCGATAACAAGCGAGAAGACAACCATGATCATACTCAGAAGGTTGAAACTCTTGATCGCGTCTCCAATCATTCCTTCCCCCTTCTGAGCGCTGGTTTTCACTTTATCCCTTATGCCATACTCAAGCAACCGATTCTTTCCCTCATCAGGATCAGTTCCGGGCGTAAGGGAGACGAGGATTGTGGATGATCGATCGCTTTGACCAAGGACTTCAGTCATCTCTTTTCTGGTGATAAATGCCTGCGAATCAGTACTGAAGAACCCGGTTTCAAATACCCCGCTGACTGTCATCTTTTTGATAACACCGTTAACAAATGTCACATCCAGACTGTCACCGGTATGAACACCGCCAAGTGACTCCATCTTGTCTTTACTCTCGTCTTCGTGTCCTGCAAGAATGCTTCCCATCAGAATGGTGTCAGTGTCCCCGTCTGAAAGATACCGCCCTTCTGTCATCTTTCCTACAAGGTTGATCACCTCCCGGTCATCTGTCGGAATGATGGCAACAATCCCGCGTGAAAGAGTCCGGGTATCAGATTCAAGAGAAGTACTGACCGATGCACGTGAACTTGCAGCAGCAACACCCGGGATTTTTTTTATCATCCTGATCTTCTCATGGGTATCAGCAATGAACGTGTTATCATCATCGGGATCAATGACAAGGTTTCCATACTGGTAATCTGTAACCTGTTTTGTGTATGCACTGGTAATCCCACCAACCAGTGATGGAAGAAAGACCATGAGTACAAACGACATGGCTACGACCAGAATGGTTAACACGAGAGTTCCCTTGTTTCCCCGTCTGATGGCCCGGGATGCCAGGTAGAAGGGTATGGACACCTTCTTCATTCAGTGTTCCTCTTGCGTTTCCACAGGAAAACCACGCCACCGAGAATAATGATGATCCCCAGGACAGGAAGAACCGGGAAGTCAGGTTTTTTTGATACCGTGATCTCTATTGTATCATTGAGTACATCAGTACTATTCCTGGTGTAGATAGAGATAGGAACCGGGATATCACCGGCTGGTGCATGCTGAATGTAAAAAACCGCAGGTGCATCATTATCCGGCTCTATCTTTCCAACAAATGCCTCTTTTGTTCCATTAAGTCCTGTCTCAATCCTGGCCCTTACCCCATCCGCATCACCGGTTCCTGTATTTTCAATCCTGACGATCAGGCTAAACTGGGCACCTTCCTGGACTCTTACCGGATCGGTGGATACTGTAGATATTGATAACTCATGTTCTCCGGTAACCCTGACAGGAATCTCCTCTTTCTGCTCAATGATACGGCCGGATGCAGTGTTAAACCTGATATGACATTGAACCGGATGAATTCCTTCGGTTACCTCCCTGCTTGTCAGTATGGTAATATCAACAGGGATCTCATCTCCCGGACCAAGCCTGCCAATGTGAATGGAACCAGGACTTGCAAGTGATACCTCCCTGCTTTCTGAACTTAAATTCAGAATGACCTCATTAGCCGCAGTCTCACCGGTGTTCTTGATGACTAATTTTCCTGTCAGTTTCTGGCCTGGCACAACATGGTCAGGGAGAACTTTGTTGATGATCAGAGCCGGACTCTTTTGTACGAGCCGGTCATCGTTGACATTTACCGGTATCGGATATTTCAGGCTCCGCCCTCCCTGCGTAGCGATATGGAGTTCTGGGAAGTAGATCCCGGTCTTCTGTGGAGCTTTAACGAGGAAAGTGAGCGGGATAGACTGCCCGGGCCCAACTTCACCAACCCGCCGATAGTCACCTGATATAACCTCAAGACCGTTTCCAAAGAGTTCAACATCATCGATATAGGCATTGATCTCTTTGGTTTCTGTGACTGATTCCATCGTTTCACTCCCGGTTTTTAATGTTGTAGAGGCGGCTTTCGCGGTGTTGGAGACGGTAGCCGTGATAAGTGCAGATCCCCCGGGCATGATTACCTCGGGCTGAACCTGGTATCCCGTAATAACAATGGTAGGTTCACTGGCCAAGCAGAATCCACAGAATAATGAGAGGAATAGCAGGCAGATGAATATTGAAGCTGGTCCTGTTCTTATGAACCGTGTTCTGGTTTTATGCAGGAATCTCCCGGAGCCCTGGATCTGTTCTGACACGCGTGTCAACATAAATGACACATGTGTCAGCATCATACATATACATTACTGACACCCGTGTCATTATTACATTCAGAATATAAATTACTGGGTATGCCACGGGTTTTGCCCGACTATAAGGAAGAGTCACGAAAACAGATACTCCAGATCGCAACACGTCTCATACTCGAAAAGGGATACAAAAATGTGAATATGGGTGATATCGCTGCCGAGGCTGGTATGTCACGCCCGACATTGTACCTTTACTTCAAAGATAAAAAGGACCTGCTTATGGCAACATTGCAGAATCTAATCGAGGAGGTGGGCAACGCTCTTGAATCATCTCTGGCTTCAAGTGATACATCACCTGATGGCGGATTTTTTGATCATGTTCACGAATTGTATGGAGATAAATTTACCATTTTTTTGGAGATCTTCAATGCTACCGGCATTGATCCCGACCTGTTTCACGAGATAGGCAGACTTCACGAGAGGATACTGGAGCGGATGGCAATCCATATTGAAAAACGGATTCCGGCTTGCAAGGATAAAATGGATCCCTATATTGTTTCAAATGCTCTTCTTGCACTGTTTATCGGGCTCCAGTTCAGGAGAAAAGTCGGGCTTCCCCAGGATCAGGTGAGGGAGTCATGGAACACAGTGCTCCACGCCCTGATCGGTGATACATGAAAGATTCAACCAGACTGGATTTGAACGGGTATATTCCGGCCTATCAGCCCATATCCTGTAAATCCGGGCAATCTTTCCTTTCTGACTGATACCTTCACAAAGGGGATGTTTCAGGTTAATTCCAAGTATTAGGGGCGCTGAGCCTCTTTCAGCACCTTACTCTCGGAAAAGATCCTGGCATAAGATTGGACCATATGTTTTGACATCATCGGTTTCACTTTCTTCTGAACCGGCCCAAAGCCCATCATCAGAGAGAAGAAGAATCGCGATAATCGCTTCCTGTATTGATACTGGGGGAAATCATAGAGACCATGTTTTTTGTAGTACCGGTGATCTGCTCTGAAGATTGGTCTCAGATCTCCCCATACGGCATCCCTGAGCACGATATGCCCAGCAACCGCGGGAAACATTGGGGGTTTTTTATAGCCATCAAGTGAGGCCTGTACTGCCCGTTCTACTACTGACCTGATGCATTCATCGATAAAATCCGGATTCTTAGGTTCATCTGTGATGATATCTACGAGGTTACCTCCGCCAAGAAGACTGGTAAGGTTCTCTCTGAGCCCCGGAACCCTGGCAAGCGGGCCTTCGACCATGAGTACCTGTTGTTTATTTTCAAACCTGGGAACATGCCCAAGGAAAAAACTCCGGTCAAAGAACTGCTTCCAGGAAGCCGAGAGATAGCGATCCCTGACAGATCCGGCATAGATAATGATGTCTGCCTGCTCAACCTGGCTCTTCCAGAATGAACAGAATCCGTCAGAGTACACGCAATGATTATCAAATGCACACTGACAACAACCCAGGCATCCACCTTTCATCCCGGTTTCATTAAGGTGTACGGACTTTGCATCAGGAAATGCACAAGTCATTTGCCTGACCATTGCCTCAAGATTTGATCCCGGTCCTGCATCATGGAGGATCAACACCTGTTTCCCATGGGTTTCAACAGGGCTGATGGTGCCAGGAGTATATTTTGCCGATCCAGTAGGAAGTGGAGGGTACGCTGGAAGCTCCGGTCTCTTCTCATTGCAGGCCGAGAGAATATCCATACCAAAAAGTACCAGTTGATGTTGGTTCTTCTCTTCAAAAAGATCGTTCATCGCTGCAGAAAACGAACCTGCATAATTCATTCCAAGATCTTCGCTGATTCCCTGGAGATACTCGTGGACCTTCTGATCAAAGAAGTGGA
It encodes:
- a CDS encoding TetR/AcrR family transcriptional regulator — protein: MPRVLPDYKEESRKQILQIATRLILEKGYKNVNMGDIAAEAGMSRPTLYLYFKDKKDLLMATLQNLIEEVGNALESSLASSDTSPDGGFFDHVHELYGDKFTIFLEIFNATGIDPDLFHEIGRLHERILERMAIHIEKRIPACKDKMDPYIVSNALLALFIGLQFRRKVGLPQDQVRESWNTVLHALIGDT
- a CDS encoding NAD(P)H-dependent oxidoreductase, whose amino-acid sequence is MQICVLNGSPKGETSVTMQYVRFLELANPDHSFVTRHISRKIVAIEKKPEEWEEICSAIRSADLILWATPVYFQHVPAQYKRFIELLLERNTRDLFAGKYAASLSTSVHFFDQKVHEYLQGISEDLGMNYAGSFSAAMNDLFEEKNQHQLVLFGMDILSACNEKRPELPAYPPLPTGSAKYTPGTISPVETHGKQVLILHDAGPGSNLEAMVRQMTCAFPDAKSVHLNETGMKGGCLGCCQCAFDNHCVYSDGFCSFWKSQVEQADIIIYAGSVRDRYLSASWKQFFDRSFFLGHVPRFENKQQVLMVEGPLARVPGLRENLTSLLGGGNLVDIITDEPKNPDFIDECIRSVVERAVQASLDGYKKPPMFPAVAGHIVLRDAVWGDLRPIFRADHRYYKKHGLYDFPQYQYRKRLSRFFFSLMMGFGPVQKKVKPMMSKHMVQSYARIFSESKVLKEAQRP
- a CDS encoding ABC transporter ATP-binding protein encodes the protein MIVKTGDLTKTYHMGNVQVHALRGVSTGIEKGEFVGIMGPSGSGKSTFLHQVGLLDTPSSGTICINGQETSLMTSEQKARFRLDQMGYVFQDYALIEDLTVLENVAIPGLGLGRDYHEVMEIAGGLVDDVGLGGRADHLRKELSGGQQQRVAIARSLMNSPAIVFADEPCANLDTESSQTILKLFRHLNEEKNQTVVMVSHEPWHTEFFDRIILFRDGRIEKKSE
- a CDS encoding ABC transporter permease; its protein translation is MKKVSIPFYLASRAIRRGNKGTLVLTILVVAMSFVLMVFLPSLVGGITSAYTKQVTDYQYGNLVIDPDDDNTFIADTHEKIRMIKKIPGVAAASSRASVSTSLESDTRTLSRGIVAIIPTDDREVINLVGKMTEGRYLSDGDTDTILMGSILAGHEDESKDKMESLGGVHTGDSLDVTFVNGVIKKMTVSGVFETGFFSTDSQAFITRKEMTEVLGQSDRSSTILVSLTPGTDPDEGKNRLLEYGIRDKVKTSAQKGEGMIGDAIKSFNLLSMIMVVFSLVIASIVIFIIIYINTINQRRQIGILKAVGIPERDIIRDYLIQVLFIFCSGALLGFCIFTCIREYLKASPLQFPAGFVYPMMDLTIILPSFLALGIVSIVAGLIPAYRTANRDILELVNG
- a CDS encoding S8 family serine peptidase, with product MKPNWIAYTNVLFIFLLFIQFAIWPTAGVLNQTGTSNISINNTIPANTTNSSYASDRVIVKYRSNVISALGSVEPVSESVNSAIGANIIKNDTELGISGLQVVELSGNKSVSDAITQYEQNPLIEYAEPDYIVHIIDPEPVNTNNLSISAQEASSGDNSVSSSIIPNDTYFYRLYGMHNTGQAFYGSLSGTTDDDVDAPEAWSYSTGSSNVIVAVVDTGVQTDHPDLSGNVLSGYNFITDTAGQTDDNGHGTHCAGTIGAIGNNGKGVAGVCWNVTILPCKFLDSSGYGYTSDAIEAINYAKGKGASIISNSWGGGSYSSSLKYAIENSGALVVCAAGNDGVNTDSDPQYPSCYDSSNIVSVAATDWNDNLAYFSNYGSTTVDVAAPGDYIYSTLKGSTYSFKSGTSMATPMVSGIAALMKSANSSLTVSQMKTTIMNTVDTRSSLTGTCITGGRVNAYQAVKSVYTPLQARFFGIPGTVVNPLSIQFHDASTGDPTGWLWNFGDGNSSTSQNPSHTYYTPGNFTVQLTVNNSRE
- a CDS encoding COG1361 S-layer family protein, which produces MLTRVSEQIQGSGRFLHKTRTRFIRTGPASIFICLLFLSLFCGFCLASEPTIVITGYQVQPEVIMPGGSALITATVSNTAKAASTTLKTGSETMESVTETKEINAYIDDVELFGNGLEVISGDYRRVGEVGPGQSIPLTFLVKAPQKTGIYFPELHIATQGGRSLKYPIPVNVNDDRLVQKSPALIINKVLPDHVVPGQKLTGKLVIKNTGETAANEVILNLSSESREVSLASPGSIHIGRLGPGDEIPVDITILTSREVTEGIHPVQCHIRFNTASGRIIEQKEEIPVRVTGEHELSISTVSTDPVRVQEGAQFSLIVRIENTGTGDADGVRARIETGLNGTKEAFVGKIEPDNDAPAVFYIQHAPAGDIPVPISIYTRNSTDVLNDTIEITVSKKPDFPVLPVLGIIIILGGVVFLWKRKRNTE
- a CDS encoding cation:proton antiporter, with translation MNQNLLIADETIVITLLLIAIITAITLRHLKMPYTIGLVITGYVFSSIIVPHVSSLKSFEGMVPSTDIILYLFLPLLIFESAIALNTRLLSRNLFPVLGLAIIGVIVSGVIIGVLLFLFSPLPLLYALLFGALISATDPAAVISIFKEIGVPKRLQILVEGESLLNDAAAIVMFQMILALIGASLLDQKISLSQTSMQFASSVLISFVGGILVGAVTGYLIRSVLKRTPLHSHIHQTATLVAAYLSYLISDHILGFSGVIAVVVCGCLAARAASDWIGPDRREDLNRFWEYIGFLANSLIFLLVGIAIASLQDLSVFMSGAILGVILLVAVVTFARLIPVFGIFGFYNLFTPRKVPFSYQVISFWGGLRGAVAIALSLSLPYSFPYRDIIVEFSVTVVLFTILIQGLTIGPLIHHLGLGQTRLVKQFHEIYTDLVTCRSGEKSLQNSPMSDIIDHDIGMRYIKEYRKMSASRMEKIRDFWSEIRKHPDRKEIIRLFWLEALRFEQKQYRLMYDEGLILPAVYAALQFHAASREDLIQSGDYHPGKSEVGPGARFRRWLTQYINRIAPESRISRFLTRRSDLNRVFIAIALVVAASATTRYLRELAGVVCLKTEDIADTLSVYKRIESDARAYVQSDSVRTSPCLKDISAFIAERTAGAGMISELHKHLEDGVGDEKILTRYIDRLIEEKNNARVELVRSCR